In Halosegnis marinus, one genomic interval encodes:
- a CDS encoding glycosyltransferase family 2 protein: MLSLSVVTICYNCLEELPGTVGSVRGQTYDEIEHVVIDGDSDDGTSEWLAEREEWFDVLVSEQDDGRYHAMNKGLERATGDYVLFLNAGDEFRTDSVIEDLFTRPEIRENRPNIISGRIELTIDGESLNFTRPWRSGKEGPGLPHPATLVDRELHQQYSFDEQFTYVADYELWARLRDERAYDVHYVSDVITLFNVEGASNSPDVAFARYLERAFVDYKYGHGFDSTDAAILFLAPIARQMLSLLLGQRRFIAILRYRRLAKRLLRNGPKL; this comes from the coding sequence ATGCTCTCGCTCAGTGTCGTCACGATATGCTACAACTGTCTTGAGGAACTCCCCGGAACCGTCGGGAGCGTTCGCGGGCAGACCTACGACGAGATCGAACACGTCGTAATCGATGGCGACTCGGACGACGGAACGTCGGAGTGGCTTGCCGAGCGCGAGGAGTGGTTCGATGTCCTCGTGTCGGAACAGGACGATGGACGATACCATGCGATGAACAAGGGGTTGGAACGGGCGACGGGCGACTACGTACTGTTCTTGAACGCTGGCGACGAGTTCCGGACCGACTCCGTTATTGAGGACCTGTTCACACGACCCGAGATCCGCGAAAACCGGCCGAACATAATCTCCGGACGGATCGAGCTCACTATCGACGGCGAGTCGCTGAACTTCACACGACCTTGGCGGTCGGGGAAAGAAGGCCCCGGACTCCCCCACCCGGCCACCCTCGTTGACCGAGAGCTGCACCAGCAGTATAGTTTTGACGAACAGTTCACCTACGTCGCTGATTATGAACTCTGGGCAAGACTCCGGGATGAGCGCGCGTACGATGTCCATTACGTCTCCGACGTAATCACCTTGTTCAATGTTGAGGGCGCGTCGAACTCGCCAGACGTAGCCTTCGCCCGGTATCTCGAACGGGCGTTCGTGGACTATAAATATGGGCACGGGTTCGACTCAACCGACGCTGCTATCCTCTTCTTGGCGCCGATAGCACGACAGATGCTGAGTCTGCTGCTTGGTCAACGGCGGTTCATCGCGATTCTTCGGTACCGTCGGCTCGCGAAGCGACTCCTTCGGAACGGACCGAAACTCTAA